The following are from one region of the Stenotrophomonas lactitubi genome:
- the uvrC gene encoding excinuclease ABC subunit UvrC — protein sequence MTVVPVPSFDGKAFAAQLSTAPGVYRMYAADDTLLYVGKARALRNRVGSYFNGSPKNARIMSMLSQIVRMDVTVTRSEAEALLLENQLIKSLSPRYNVSLRDDKTYPHVLLTREDWPRIALHRGPRAIPGRYFGPYPGVTAVRETLNLMHKLFKLRSCEDSVFRNRSRPCLQYQIGRCSAPCVELVPAADYAESVRRAAMFLEGKSDELTRELGEQMQAASEALEFEQAARLRDLITSLRSMQTRQYVDGRAADLDVLAVAMQGSQACVMLLAFRDGRNLGTRPFFPRTNGEESPDEVLAAFVSQYYIEFEPPREILLDREIPDADLIGSALSASAERKVQLKWNVRGERAGYLELASRNAQLTLATEINSRTAQHARSEALRVMLGLAEPVKRVECFDISHTMGEATVASCVVFDAAGPVRAQYRRFNISGIEPGDDYAAMRQAIDRRFRRAVEEQGVLPDVLLIDGGAGQLAQAQAALADLGVEGVLLVGVAKGVERRAGHEALVMPDGRELRPGAADPALQFIQQVRDEAHRFAITGHRGRRQKARMTSKLEDIPGIGPRRRASLLKHFGGLVGLKAAGEAEIAKVEGINDALAARIYANLHGLAAPDPAE from the coding sequence ATGACCGTTGTTCCCGTCCCGTCCTTCGATGGCAAGGCATTCGCGGCCCAGCTGAGTACCGCCCCGGGCGTGTACCGCATGTACGCGGCCGACGATACGCTGTTGTACGTCGGCAAGGCCCGTGCGCTGCGCAACCGCGTAGGCAGCTATTTCAACGGCAGTCCGAAGAACGCGCGCATCATGTCGATGCTCTCGCAGATCGTGCGCATGGACGTGACCGTGACGCGCTCGGAAGCCGAAGCGCTGCTGCTGGAAAACCAGCTGATCAAATCACTGTCGCCGCGCTACAACGTATCCCTGCGCGACGACAAGACCTATCCGCATGTGCTGCTGACCCGCGAGGACTGGCCGCGCATCGCCCTGCATCGTGGCCCGCGCGCCATTCCTGGGCGCTATTTCGGGCCGTATCCGGGCGTCACCGCGGTGCGCGAGACGCTGAACCTGATGCACAAGCTGTTCAAGCTGCGCAGCTGCGAAGACAGCGTGTTCCGCAACCGCTCGCGGCCCTGCCTGCAGTATCAGATCGGGCGCTGCAGCGCGCCCTGCGTGGAACTGGTGCCGGCCGCAGACTATGCCGAGTCGGTGCGCCGCGCGGCGATGTTCCTGGAGGGCAAGAGCGATGAGCTGACCCGGGAGCTGGGCGAGCAGATGCAGGCCGCCAGCGAGGCGCTGGAATTCGAGCAGGCCGCGCGCCTGCGTGATCTGATCACGTCGTTGCGCAGCATGCAGACCCGCCAGTACGTGGACGGCCGTGCGGCCGACCTGGACGTGTTGGCGGTAGCCATGCAGGGCTCGCAGGCCTGCGTGATGCTGCTGGCCTTCCGTGATGGTCGCAACCTGGGCACCCGTCCGTTCTTTCCCCGCACCAACGGCGAGGAAAGTCCGGACGAAGTGCTGGCGGCCTTTGTTTCGCAGTACTACATCGAATTCGAGCCACCGCGCGAGATCCTGCTCGACCGCGAAATTCCTGATGCCGACTTGATTGGTTCGGCGCTGTCGGCCTCGGCCGAGCGCAAGGTGCAGTTGAAGTGGAACGTCCGTGGCGAGCGCGCCGGCTACCTGGAACTTGCCAGCCGCAACGCGCAGTTGACCCTGGCGACCGAGATCAACAGCCGCACCGCGCAGCACGCCCGTAGCGAAGCACTGCGGGTAATGCTGGGGTTGGCCGAACCGGTCAAGCGAGTGGAATGTTTCGACATCAGCCACACCATGGGTGAAGCCACCGTGGCCTCGTGCGTGGTGTTCGACGCCGCCGGCCCGGTGCGCGCGCAGTACCGCCGTTTCAACATCAGCGGCATCGAGCCGGGCGATGACTACGCCGCGATGCGCCAGGCCATCGACCGCCGCTTCCGCCGCGCCGTGGAAGAGCAGGGCGTGCTGCCGGACGTGCTGCTGATCGACGGTGGCGCCGGCCAGCTGGCACAGGCGCAGGCGGCGCTGGCCGATCTGGGCGTGGAAGGCGTGCTGCTGGTGGGTGTGGCCAAGGGGGTGGAACGCCGTGCCGGCCACGAAGCCCTGGTGATGCCCGATGGTCGCGAACTGCGCCCGGGTGCGGCCGATCCTGCTCTGCAGTTCATCCAGCAGGTGCGCGACGAAGCGCACCGCTTCGCCATCACCGGCCATCGCGGGCGCCGGCAGAAGGCCCGGATGACCAGCAAACTGGAAGACATCCCCGGCATCGGGCCGCGCCGGCGCGCCAGCCTGCTGAAGCATTTCGGCGGCCTGGTCGGCCTGAAAGCCGCCGGAGAAGCGGAAATCGCCAAGGTGGAAGGCATCAATGACGCCCTCGCGGCGCGCATCTACGCTAACCTGCACGGGTTGGCCGCGCCGGATCCGGCCGAGTAG
- the pgsA gene encoding CDP-diacylglycerol--glycerol-3-phosphate 3-phosphatidyltransferase codes for MTLTLPTWLTLLRIVMIPVLVLVFYLPYTWTNFASAAIFGLAAITDWLDGWIARRYGLESAFGAFLDPVADKLMVAVALFLIVQGHPTPWMAFWAAVIVGREIAVSALREWMAELGQRAKVRVAMIGKVKTTAQMVALLCLLYSVAPNVPINDIWMGPPVFHIGDWTLAIAAVLTLWSGLQYLHAAWPSLRDDERAARERSRQKKLGNG; via the coding sequence ATGACGTTGACCCTGCCCACCTGGCTGACCCTGTTGCGGATCGTGATGATCCCGGTGCTGGTGCTGGTGTTCTACCTGCCCTACACCTGGACCAACTTCGCATCGGCGGCGATCTTCGGCCTGGCCGCGATCACCGACTGGCTCGATGGCTGGATCGCGCGTCGCTACGGCCTGGAGTCGGCGTTCGGCGCCTTCCTCGACCCGGTCGCGGACAAGCTGATGGTGGCAGTGGCGTTGTTCCTGATCGTGCAGGGGCATCCGACCCCGTGGATGGCGTTCTGGGCGGCGGTGATCGTCGGCCGCGAGATCGCGGTGTCGGCGCTGCGCGAGTGGATGGCCGAACTCGGCCAGCGCGCCAAAGTGCGCGTGGCGATGATCGGCAAGGTCAAGACTACTGCGCAGATGGTCGCGCTGCTGTGCCTGCTGTATTCGGTGGCGCCCAACGTGCCGATCAACGACATCTGGATGGGCCCGCCGGTATTCCATATCGGCGACTGGACCCTGGCCATTGCCGCAGTGCTGACCCTGTGGTCGGGCCTGCAGTACCTGCACGCCGCCTGGCCCAGCCTGCGTGACGACGAGCGCGCCGCGCGCGAGCGTTCGCGGCAGAAGAAGCTGGGCAACGGCTGA
- a CDS encoding NAD(P)/FAD-dependent oxidoreductase produces the protein MPHTPAAYDYDVIIVGASFAGAACALAAAQYGLRVCVLERKADPGERLHTTGIVVKEAMQHTWLGRMPEQLVQRVARVRLYAPNLRNVLLAAPGYYFLTTDTPNLMRWLASELRASGVDLRLQQSFTGACRDGDAWQVEGVGRTAYLVGADGARSRVAQRIGLGQVRDNLYGVEREFAGVQLPEGDALHCFVSRRFAPGYIGWAAQNPTGVQVGLALRHDPEHVRSPDIEGFLEHVRDVVGLPRSAEAAGTRAGLVPCGLPDGPITAPGVILTGDAAGVVSPLSAGGIHSSWRHGWAVGDAIGLHRRGKGPAAEQVARQAAPTFHRKRVLRWAMDHLQRDWPVDALLCTGPVRRLAEQIYFHRRGVRA, from the coding sequence ATGCCTCACACTCCCGCTGCCTACGACTACGACGTGATCATCGTCGGCGCCAGTTTTGCAGGTGCTGCCTGCGCACTCGCCGCCGCCCAGTACGGCCTGCGCGTCTGCGTGCTCGAACGCAAAGCTGACCCCGGCGAGCGCCTGCATACCACCGGCATCGTGGTGAAGGAGGCCATGCAGCACACCTGGCTTGGTCGCATGCCCGAACAGCTGGTGCAGCGCGTGGCGCGCGTGCGCCTGTACGCACCGAACCTGCGCAATGTGTTGCTGGCCGCACCGGGCTACTACTTCCTCACCACCGATACACCGAACCTGATGCGCTGGCTGGCCAGCGAACTGCGCGCCAGCGGCGTGGACCTGCGGCTCCAGCAGTCGTTTACCGGAGCTTGCCGCGACGGCGACGCATGGCAGGTTGAAGGGGTGGGGCGCACCGCGTATCTGGTCGGCGCTGACGGTGCACGATCGCGTGTCGCGCAGCGCATCGGCCTGGGCCAGGTGCGCGACAACCTGTACGGCGTCGAGCGCGAGTTTGCCGGCGTGCAGCTGCCGGAAGGCGACGCCTTGCACTGCTTCGTCAGCCGCCGCTTCGCACCCGGCTACATCGGCTGGGCCGCGCAGAATCCTACCGGTGTGCAGGTGGGGCTGGCGCTGCGCCACGATCCCGAACATGTCCGTTCGCCGGATATCGAGGGTTTCCTTGAACATGTGCGCGACGTGGTAGGCCTTCCTCGCTCGGCCGAGGCTGCCGGCACCCGCGCGGGGCTGGTGCCCTGCGGGTTGCCGGATGGCCCGATCACTGCGCCGGGCGTGATCCTTACCGGTGATGCGGCGGGTGTTGTCTCGCCGTTGTCGGCCGGCGGCATCCACTCGTCATGGCGGCATGGCTGGGCAGTCGGAGATGCAATCGGCCTGCATCGGCGCGGCAAGGGGCCAGCCGCCGAGCAGGTGGCGCGACAGGCGGCGCCCACCTTTCACCGCAAGCGCGTACTGCGCTGGGCCATGGACCATCTGCAGCGGGACTGGCCGGTCGACGCGCTGCTGTGTACCGGCCCGGTGCGCCGGCTGGCCGAACAGATCTACTTCCACCGACGGGGCGTTCGGGCCTGA
- a CDS encoding TolC family protein, which yields MLAGCMSVPVPDLPDRTPVVWNQAAPAQGVAVDARQWWKVLADARLNALVEEAIAGNLDLQQATLRLQAVRLVSGTADARFRPEITASAKQVQDAAAVDTYFHAGVEAIWDLGLFGAAESARLSAQAANGNAEALRNAAQVAVIADVVRSYLDLSVAQAQADLLGKQQAVDARGEQLGLVRQRLHLDEPGELDRLRARQAATRAAIAQADENAGNAARALALLLGRDGPDPAWNAYRTPPHLSTFTLQQVPADLLRHRPQILLAEADVLQATAEKGSARAAMFPKLSLGGSILYAYNLTQNARSNSDSSPSIGPYIDIPLWDWGQRRARYQSDDKQLDAALLGYRKAVLQGVAEVEGALGSLARQDSSIQSLQVADETARQQVARQARQVQLGLSSEFDGLESQRAALSAHADLIGAQGARVLAFASLYRAVGGAPLPVEPEGDAQ from the coding sequence ATGCTGGCAGGTTGCATGTCGGTGCCGGTTCCCGATCTGCCCGATCGCACTCCAGTGGTCTGGAATCAAGCCGCCCCTGCGCAGGGCGTCGCGGTCGATGCGCGGCAGTGGTGGAAGGTGCTGGCCGATGCGCGCTTGAACGCACTGGTGGAAGAGGCGATCGCCGGCAATCTGGACCTGCAGCAGGCCACGCTGCGGCTGCAGGCGGTGCGTCTGGTGTCGGGCACCGCCGATGCGCGCTTCCGTCCGGAGATAACGGCCAGTGCAAAGCAGGTGCAGGACGCCGCCGCGGTCGACACTTACTTCCACGCCGGTGTCGAAGCGATCTGGGATCTTGGCTTGTTTGGCGCAGCGGAAAGTGCCCGATTGAGCGCGCAGGCGGCCAACGGAAATGCAGAAGCACTGCGCAATGCCGCACAGGTGGCGGTGATCGCAGATGTAGTGCGCAGCTATCTGGATCTTTCCGTCGCGCAGGCGCAGGCGGATCTGTTGGGCAAGCAACAGGCCGTTGACGCACGCGGCGAGCAACTGGGGCTGGTGCGGCAGCGCCTGCATCTGGACGAGCCTGGCGAACTGGATCGTCTGCGTGCGCGGCAGGCTGCCACACGCGCTGCCATTGCGCAGGCGGATGAAAACGCAGGCAACGCCGCGCGTGCGCTGGCGCTGCTGCTGGGGCGCGATGGGCCGGATCCGGCCTGGAATGCCTACCGCACGCCACCGCACTTGAGCACCTTCACCCTGCAGCAGGTGCCGGCTGATCTGCTACGCCATCGCCCGCAGATCCTGCTGGCCGAGGCCGATGTGCTGCAGGCCACCGCCGAAAAGGGCAGCGCACGCGCGGCGATGTTCCCGAAACTGAGCCTGGGCGGCTCCATCCTGTACGCCTACAACCTCACCCAGAACGCACGCTCCAACTCCGATTCCAGCCCATCGATCGGTCCCTACATCGACATTCCGCTGTGGGATTGGGGCCAGCGGCGCGCGCGCTACCAGTCCGACGACAAGCAGCTGGATGCGGCGTTGCTGGGCTATCGCAAAGCCGTGCTGCAAGGCGTGGCTGAAGTGGAAGGCGCATTGGGCAGCCTGGCCCGCCAGGACAGCAGCATCCAATCGCTGCAGGTGGCCGATGAAACTGCCCGGCAGCAGGTCGCGCGACAGGCCCGGCAGGTGCAGCTTGGCCTCTCCAGTGAGTTCGACGGGCTGGAAAGCCAGCGTGCGGCGTTGTCCGCGCATGCCGATCTGATTGGTGCGCAGGGTGCGCGCGTGCTCGCCTTCGCATCGCTGTATCGCGCAGTGGGCGGCGCACCCTTGCCGGTCGAGCCAGAAGGCGACGCGCAATGA
- a CDS encoding ABC transporter permease: protein MIALARKTLVYEWRRFLPVVLAMCFAGVLLIVQAALVLGIFGTAAIYVKASTADVWAGFAGTQSVNYGHAISADVESRLRMDPDVTRVEPYEWVDGEWRSSAQGTGNVSVYLSGISTANDAMMFSRILSPDLRAQLREPGAVIVDSADLDTLGVDLRSNQAWINGKAVRVVAAQPGLRGLGGVNVLASLDTARAIAGTDPHEGSTYFVAGTRSPELAGRVRDRLNDSTGRATPVEFWTAPEFASRSQQYWLFDTGAGIAVLFMAVIVCFVGAVITNQSFAAVVAGSVREYATLNALGAGRYALARVVFEQAVLIGGVGMLLAAAFSTVVLLAAQTQRVPVQLTPMVVLGCVALVAVMAMLSSIMAVRSVVRSDPSLLLR, encoded by the coding sequence ATGATCGCGCTTGCCCGCAAAACGCTGGTTTACGAGTGGCGCAGGTTCCTGCCGGTGGTGCTGGCCATGTGTTTCGCCGGTGTGCTGCTGATCGTGCAGGCAGCGCTGGTGCTGGGCATCTTCGGCACCGCTGCGATCTACGTGAAGGCATCGACCGCCGATGTCTGGGCTGGCTTTGCCGGTACGCAGAGCGTGAACTACGGCCATGCGATCAGCGCGGATGTTGAAAGCCGGCTGCGCATGGACCCGGATGTCACCCGCGTCGAGCCGTACGAATGGGTCGATGGCGAGTGGCGCTCCAGCGCGCAGGGTACCGGCAACGTGTCGGTGTACCTGTCCGGCATCTCGACGGCGAACGACGCGATGATGTTCTCGCGCATCCTTTCGCCTGACCTGCGTGCGCAGTTGCGCGAACCCGGGGCGGTGATCGTCGACAGCGCCGACCTGGACACGCTGGGCGTTGATCTGCGCAGCAACCAGGCCTGGATCAACGGCAAGGCCGTGCGTGTGGTCGCCGCGCAACCCGGCCTGCGTGGTCTTGGCGGCGTCAACGTGCTGGCATCACTGGATACCGCGCGTGCCATCGCCGGAACCGACCCGCATGAAGGCAGCACCTATTTCGTGGCGGGCACGCGATCCCCGGAGCTGGCCGGTCGCGTGCGCGATCGCCTCAACGATTCAACGGGCCGCGCTACGCCTGTCGAATTCTGGACGGCCCCGGAGTTTGCCAGCCGCTCGCAGCAGTACTGGCTGTTCGACACCGGTGCCGGCATCGCGGTGCTGTTCATGGCGGTCATCGTCTGCTTCGTCGGCGCGGTGATCACCAACCAGTCCTTCGCGGCGGTGGTGGCCGGGTCGGTACGCGAGTACGCCACGCTCAACGCGCTCGGTGCAGGCCGCTACGCGCTGGCGCGGGTGGTGTTCGAACAGGCCGTACTGATCGGCGGCGTCGGCATGCTGCTGGCCGCAGCCTTCAGCACGGTGGTGCTGTTGGCGGCGCAGACCCAGCGCGTGCCGGTACAGCTCACGCCGATGGTGGTTCTCGGCTGCGTGGCGCTGGTCGCGGTGATGGCCATGCTGTCGAGCATCATGGCGGTGCGCAGCGTCGTCCGTTCCGATCCATCGTTGCTGTTGCGTTGA
- a CDS encoding ABC transporter ATP-binding protein: protein MKNTSITSPTLRADALEKGFVSGDVHVPVLRGLSLDIYPGELTLVSGPSGCGKSTLLSLMSGLSTPDGGRVHALGQDVSHMTRSEVERFRLHHVGFVFQGFNLFPALTALEQVQLPLGYRGMRNRDSEPLARQALDEVGLSHRSHMRPAQLSGGEKQRVAVARAFAKSPTLIFADEPTSALDAENGQRVIDILHRYARAHQATVLCVSHDPRLIRHADRVIAMEDGTVRDDRRQNETVEPNR, encoded by the coding sequence ATGAAAAACACCTCCATCACGTCCCCGACCCTGCGTGCCGACGCACTGGAAAAGGGCTTCGTGTCCGGCGATGTGCACGTTCCCGTGCTGCGTGGCCTGTCACTGGACATCTATCCTGGCGAACTGACCCTGGTGTCGGGTCCCTCCGGCTGCGGCAAGAGCACGCTGCTGTCGCTGATGTCCGGACTCTCCACGCCCGATGGCGGCCGCGTGCATGCGCTTGGCCAGGACGTCAGCCATATGACCCGCAGTGAGGTGGAGCGCTTCCGCCTGCATCATGTTGGTTTCGTGTTCCAGGGCTTCAATCTGTTCCCGGCGCTGACCGCGCTGGAGCAGGTGCAGCTGCCGTTGGGCTATCGCGGCATGCGCAACCGTGACAGCGAGCCGCTGGCGCGGCAGGCGCTGGACGAGGTCGGTCTCTCGCATCGCAGCCACATGCGCCCGGCGCAGCTGTCCGGCGGCGAAAAGCAGCGCGTGGCGGTTGCCCGTGCGTTCGCCAAGTCACCAACGCTGATCTTCGCCGATGAGCCCACCAGTGCACTGGACGCCGAGAACGGCCAGCGCGTGATCGACATCCTGCACCGCTATGCACGCGCACATCAGGCCACGGTGTTGTGCGTAAGCCACGATCCACGCCTGATCCGCCATGCGGATCGGGTGATCGCCATGGAAGACGGCACGGTCCGCGATGACCGCCGCCAGAACGAAACCGTAGAGCCCAACCGATGA
- a CDS encoding HlyD family secretion protein — MTRMPPLFSLSISLGAALLLGACSKDAPVPAQPAASTSTSVDKVAVARGIIDVEGGLIALVPAMDGSVSTAPVKEGAVVRKGDVLLTVDGALLEQEVGMANADLALATDRLKGSQAQLRELERNATRLATGASEGVSSNQQADAAKQQLAGVRADVDVAGAQVEMAQHKLEHARLKLRQMSLTAPDSGTVIGQVPGVGAFVQAGKPAISLLPARPLQVRAELSAAYADAVQVGMRATVVIDSDGTEGKPLPVARVVRISPVFAPARLPEDAGRGVAKVVECVLEFESAAKARVGQHVRVEFRK, encoded by the coding sequence ATGACCAGAATGCCGCCGTTGTTCTCCCTCAGCATCTCCTTGGGCGCGGCATTGCTGCTGGGTGCCTGCAGCAAGGACGCACCCGTACCCGCACAGCCGGCCGCATCCACGTCCACCAGCGTGGACAAGGTGGCCGTCGCCCGCGGCATCATCGATGTGGAAGGCGGCCTGATTGCACTGGTCCCAGCAATGGATGGTTCGGTCAGCACCGCGCCGGTGAAGGAAGGGGCGGTGGTCCGCAAGGGCGATGTCCTGCTCACCGTGGATGGCGCACTGCTTGAACAGGAAGTAGGCATGGCCAACGCCGATCTCGCGCTGGCTACCGACCGACTGAAGGGCAGCCAGGCACAGCTGCGCGAGCTGGAGCGCAACGCCACGCGTCTTGCCACCGGCGCCAGCGAAGGCGTCTCTTCCAACCAGCAGGCCGACGCGGCAAAGCAGCAGCTGGCTGGCGTTCGCGCCGATGTCGATGTGGCTGGGGCGCAGGTCGAGATGGCCCAGCACAAGCTGGAGCACGCCAGGCTCAAGCTGCGGCAGATGTCGCTGACCGCGCCGGATTCCGGCACCGTGATTGGCCAGGTGCCGGGCGTCGGGGCATTCGTGCAGGCCGGCAAGCCGGCGATTTCATTGCTGCCGGCGCGGCCCCTGCAGGTGCGCGCTGAGTTGAGCGCCGCCTATGCCGATGCAGTGCAGGTGGGCATGCGCGCGACGGTGGTGATCGATAGCGATGGCACCGAGGGCAAGCCGCTGCCGGTGGCACGCGTGGTCCGCATCAGCCCGGTGTTCGCACCGGCACGGCTGCCGGAGGATGCAGGGCGCGGCGTGGCCAAGGTGGTGGAGTGCGTGCTGGAGTTCGAGAGTGCGGCAAAGGCGCGCGTCGGCCAGCACGTGCGGGTGGAGTTCCGGAAGTAA
- a CDS encoding tyrosine-type recombinase/integrase: protein MALSDLTVRQARTTGKRYTLSDNDCLGLMVSAAGGKSWMFRYYWLGKQKRMSLGGYPALSLREARAERDKAQALLARGVDPQIERDQRRHAAKLAGEYTFRNVFDAWVEHRRKELKEGRQSTLSQILRIFNKDVLPALGKMSIYDIRRPQLLGVLAAIEKRKAFTTAEKVRTWFNQMFRYALVVAEGLEVNPAADLDVVAEPKPPVTHNPYLHLPEMPEFLQKLRLYTPRGWQTQLGVRLLLLTGVRTGELRLAEPEQFDLDRGLWIIPPQFVKQLQDEMRKAGKRPQDVPPYIVPLSLQAIEIVRYLLSAMRPAQKYLLAHTSELKKRISENTLNKALQLMGYEGRLTGHGIRGTISTALNEIGYPKIWVDAQLSHSDPNKVSSAYNHAKYVEPRRRMMQDWADRLDLLEQGEVEAASAHLTIRIDGVPAMAEVEEAVGAAPIVAEPPVPGVQSLVATPIVVTSSSGGITFRRLSHLPPPPVHVPEPEVSAIQREREEMLAIYESPNSLPVPLFGKLAGKSKDQINRELKAGKLLAISLGNRGQRVPDWQLVPLKHRLAQVLMNQCPHADSWGLYRMLTQPHPDLGDRAAIDAVTPTNVPAIVRVIMGDYQHHEDVPKAVAPQPVPEDVRQSVRRLVDSAVVIEGT, encoded by the coding sequence ATGGCACTCTCTGATCTGACCGTCCGGCAGGCAAGAACCACCGGAAAACGCTACACCCTCTCCGATAATGACTGCCTGGGCCTGATGGTCTCTGCTGCAGGCGGTAAGTCGTGGATGTTTCGCTACTACTGGCTGGGCAAGCAAAAACGTATGTCCCTGGGCGGATATCCTGCCCTCAGCTTGCGCGAGGCCCGCGCCGAGCGGGATAAGGCCCAAGCCCTGCTTGCCAGGGGGGTTGATCCGCAAATCGAGCGTGACCAGCGCCGGCACGCGGCCAAATTGGCGGGTGAATACACCTTTAGGAACGTTTTTGATGCCTGGGTCGAGCATCGCCGCAAGGAACTCAAGGAAGGCCGCCAGAGCACCCTGTCGCAGATTCTGCGCATCTTCAACAAGGACGTGCTGCCCGCCTTAGGGAAGATGTCGATCTACGACATTCGCCGCCCTCAGCTCCTGGGAGTTCTGGCGGCGATCGAGAAGCGCAAAGCGTTCACCACCGCCGAGAAGGTTCGCACCTGGTTCAACCAGATGTTCCGCTATGCCTTGGTCGTTGCCGAGGGCTTGGAGGTCAACCCTGCTGCTGACCTGGATGTGGTGGCCGAACCCAAGCCCCCGGTGACCCACAATCCCTATCTGCACCTGCCCGAGATGCCCGAGTTCCTTCAGAAGCTTCGGCTCTACACCCCCCGCGGCTGGCAGACCCAGCTTGGTGTGCGGCTGCTGTTGTTAACTGGGGTGCGGACGGGCGAATTGCGGCTGGCCGAGCCTGAGCAGTTCGACCTCGACCGCGGCTTGTGGATCATCCCGCCACAATTCGTCAAGCAGCTCCAGGACGAAATGCGCAAGGCCGGTAAGCGGCCGCAGGACGTGCCGCCCTACATCGTGCCCCTCTCTCTGCAGGCCATCGAGATCGTGCGCTATCTTCTGAGCGCGATGCGGCCGGCGCAGAAGTACTTGTTGGCTCATACCAGCGAACTCAAGAAGCGCATCAGCGAAAATACGCTGAACAAGGCCTTGCAGCTCATGGGTTACGAGGGGCGCCTGACCGGGCACGGCATCCGCGGCACCATCTCGACGGCGCTCAACGAAATCGGCTATCCGAAAATTTGGGTGGATGCACAGCTATCGCACTCCGACCCCAACAAGGTCAGCTCGGCCTACAACCACGCCAAATACGTGGAGCCGAGGCGCCGGATGATGCAGGACTGGGCCGATCGCCTCGACCTGCTCGAACAGGGCGAGGTAGAAGCTGCGAGCGCACACCTGACCATCCGCATCGATGGGGTGCCTGCGATGGCAGAAGTGGAAGAGGCGGTGGGTGCGGCCCCCATCGTGGCCGAGCCCCCTGTGCCCGGCGTGCAGTCCCTTGTCGCAACGCCCATTGTCGTCACTTCGAGCAGCGGCGGAATCACGTTCCGGAGACTGTCGCATCTGCCGCCGCCTCCGGTGCATGTCCCAGAGCCGGAAGTGTCCGCGATCCAGCGCGAGCGCGAGGAAATGCTGGCTATCTATGAGTCGCCGAACAGCCTGCCGGTCCCGTTGTTCGGCAAGCTGGCCGGGAAGTCCAAGGACCAGATCAACCGCGAACTGAAAGCCGGAAAGTTGCTGGCTATCAGCCTTGGCAATCGGGGACAGCGTGTTCCGGACTGGCAACTGGTGCCGCTCAAACACAGGCTGGCCCAGGTGCTCATGAACCAGTGCCCGCACGCGGATTCTTGGGGACTTTACCGCATGCTGACCCAGCCGCACCCTGACCTGGGCGATCGCGCCGCCATCGATGCGGTCACGCCGACCAACGTGCCGGCGATCGTACGGGTCATCATGGGCGACTACCAGCATCACGAGGATGTGCCCAAGGCCGTCGCCCCGCAGCCCGTCCCGGAAGATGTGCGGCAGAGCGTTCGTAGGCTAGTGGACAGCGCTGTGGTGATCGAGGGAACCTAA
- a CDS encoding substrate-binding domain-containing protein, translated as MHDVISPPPNFTLAIAPGVPSSRLSALLALQRAQEPGVAMAVREVSDQELMTGLQEGRYDAGLSLSGAGDHLTSSRRLWCESMAVAIPPRSRLVNQAKLTISDLQDYPIYRWRVEACPLLDERLASLMPVDQENILSATSFEMMALWVSSGYGIGVCAQSRIERAHQWGIGMRPLADGPYNIVTYLQRPHAQADSAAKRFERRALQIAGEGAR; from the coding sequence ATGCATGACGTCATCAGTCCGCCCCCGAATTTCACACTCGCCATAGCGCCAGGTGTACCGTCTTCACGGCTGTCGGCGCTGCTTGCACTGCAGCGAGCGCAGGAGCCGGGCGTCGCGATGGCCGTGCGTGAAGTTTCGGATCAAGAGTTGATGACGGGCCTGCAGGAGGGCCGCTACGACGCGGGACTATCTCTTAGCGGTGCGGGGGATCACCTGACGAGTAGCCGGAGGCTATGGTGCGAAAGCATGGCCGTTGCGATACCACCGCGGTCCCGCTTAGTTAACCAGGCGAAGCTCACCATCTCAGATCTTCAGGATTATCCAATCTATCGCTGGCGGGTGGAGGCTTGCCCCTTGCTGGACGAGAGGTTGGCCTCCCTCATGCCAGTGGACCAAGAGAACATCCTGTCTGCAACTTCATTCGAGATGATGGCGCTGTGGGTCTCATCCGGCTACGGCATCGGCGTATGCGCGCAATCGCGCATCGAGCGTGCCCATCAATGGGGGATCGGCATGCGACCGCTCGCCGATGGCCCCTACAATATCGTGACGTACCTCCAACGGCCCCACGCGCAAGCCGATTCTGCTGCCAAGCGGTTCGAGCGTAGAGCGCTACAGATTGCTGGGGAAGGTGCAAGGTGA
- a CDS encoding helix-turn-helix domain-containing protein, giving the protein MQKRTIRPGRPAGVTTYESAPALAFGQAVRAARLDQGIAQDEFAGLAGIARSHMGKIERGEHMPTLALILKISLALKISSAELMTATERNLYLQGDA; this is encoded by the coding sequence ATGCAGAAGCGCACTATTCGGCCTGGACGGCCCGCCGGAGTAACCACCTATGAGTCCGCACCGGCGTTGGCGTTCGGGCAAGCGGTGCGAGCCGCTCGCCTGGATCAGGGGATTGCTCAGGATGAGTTCGCGGGCTTGGCGGGGATCGCGCGTTCGCACATGGGCAAGATTGAGCGCGGCGAGCACATGCCGACACTCGCTCTCATTCTAAAAATTTCCCTGGCTCTCAAGATCAGCTCGGCCGAACTGATGACGGCCACGGAGCGCAACCTCTACCTTCAGGGCGATGCGTGA